A genomic stretch from Geothermobacter hydrogeniphilus includes:
- the glnD gene encoding [protein-PII] uridylyltransferase: protein MPSSIDSCFASPRLTDTALPYEERRVLLLQASRDYLERERAAVRRQHEQGASGREVVRLLTVMTDELIRRLYHAVAVDLTGVEDVACALLAIGGYGRAELNPRSDIDLMFYYHGRDRSIAEQISERMLYLLWDLALDVGYSVRTAADCIEMADRDITARTALLDARYLAGSESLFEDFEKQVLGIVLGKNSNQFIRHKQEESQRRLTKYGSTVYLLEPNIKEGEGGLRDLQAAVWILRVKFKASGLRELVIKGVMTEQEKEAVENACDYLWRIRNQLHYLSSRKNDQLHFEQQEQIARFLGYRDSKKAPAVEEFMQDYYSHATQVEHLASVLINRAANRDQNPSFFSSFSKRKLEDGFYLLRRELRAGKPELFEQNPILLMRAFLLAQRHGVVLSLDLKTLIRDHLHLINDQFRRSREVNRDFFEILRGQSCGQILRDMHHLRFLNAYIPEFERIYCRVQHDAYHIYTVDIHTLFAVEEILKLWAGEYAEERPLLTAVANDIEKRELLLLAVLFHDIGKGEGKNHSEKGAKLVRTIARRMGLNKEDSERLEFLVLHHLEMAHISQRRDLHDDKLIDQVARSMGMTENLKMLFLLTFADLRAVGPDVWSEWKGFLLQELYEKTFDALERGNFRADARSERVRNRKRKVYDNLAEDFGRSKVKAVLRSLGSRYLLSHRSPEITEHLRVYFGRGKKPLAMRVEHQPGSQFSQLMLSTLDSPGLFSLVAGVLAANGVSILGAQIYTHKNGEAFDLLQVVGSNGEIIDNPRRWQKVEQELTAVIEGRLQVDALVEKSRPPSFLSGKALPQYPSRVEFDTEVSDDYTVVDIYTHDRVGLLYEITRSFADLGLYIGVSKISTKVDQVADTFYLQDIFGQKITAEDKLDELRRVLLDVLEDKTTEGSAAVD from the coding sequence ATGCCATCATCGATCGACAGCTGTTTCGCGTCTCCCCGGTTGACCGATACCGCTCTTCCCTATGAGGAACGCCGCGTCCTGCTGCTGCAGGCATCGCGTGACTACCTTGAGCGGGAACGGGCCGCTGTCCGTCGGCAGCATGAACAGGGGGCCTCCGGCCGTGAGGTGGTCCGGTTGCTGACGGTGATGACCGATGAGCTCATCCGGCGCCTTTATCATGCCGTGGCCGTCGATCTGACCGGGGTCGAGGATGTCGCCTGCGCCCTGCTGGCCATCGGCGGTTACGGGCGGGCCGAGCTCAATCCCCGTTCCGATATCGATCTGATGTTCTACTATCACGGCAGGGATCGGAGTATCGCCGAACAGATATCCGAGCGCATGCTCTACCTGCTGTGGGACCTTGCCCTCGATGTCGGCTACAGTGTCCGCACCGCCGCCGACTGCATCGAAATGGCGGATCGGGATATCACCGCCCGCACCGCGCTGCTTGATGCCCGCTACCTGGCCGGCAGCGAAAGTCTGTTTGAGGATTTCGAGAAACAGGTCCTCGGTATTGTGCTGGGGAAAAATTCCAACCAGTTCATCCGGCACAAGCAGGAAGAGAGCCAGCGGCGCCTGACCAAGTACGGGTCCACGGTCTACCTGCTGGAGCCGAATATCAAGGAAGGCGAGGGGGGACTGCGTGACCTGCAGGCGGCGGTCTGGATTCTGCGGGTCAAGTTCAAGGCGTCCGGCCTGCGGGAACTGGTGATCAAGGGGGTGATGACCGAACAGGAAAAAGAGGCGGTCGAAAACGCCTGCGACTACCTGTGGCGCATCCGCAACCAGCTGCACTACCTCTCCAGCCGCAAGAACGATCAGCTGCATTTCGAGCAGCAGGAGCAGATCGCCCGTTTTCTCGGCTACCGGGACAGCAAAAAAGCGCCGGCGGTCGAAGAGTTCATGCAGGATTACTATTCCCATGCCACCCAGGTCGAGCATCTCGCCTCGGTATTGATCAACCGGGCCGCCAACCGGGATCAGAACCCCAGTTTCTTTTCCTCATTCTCGAAACGCAAACTGGAGGACGGTTTCTACCTGCTGCGGCGCGAGTTGCGCGCCGGCAAACCTGAACTTTTTGAACAGAATCCGATTTTGCTGATGCGGGCCTTCCTGCTGGCGCAACGCCATGGCGTGGTACTCAGTCTTGATCTGAAAACCCTGATCCGGGACCATCTGCACCTGATCAATGACCAGTTCCGTCGTTCTCGCGAGGTGAACCGGGATTTTTTCGAGATCCTGCGCGGGCAGAGTTGCGGTCAGATCCTGCGGGATATGCATCACCTGCGTTTTCTCAACGCCTATATTCCCGAATTCGAACGCATCTACTGTCGTGTACAGCATGATGCCTATCACATCTACACGGTCGATATTCACACCCTGTTCGCGGTCGAGGAAATCCTCAAGCTCTGGGCAGGAGAGTATGCCGAAGAACGACCGCTGTTGACCGCGGTGGCCAATGATATCGAAAAACGTGAACTGCTGCTGCTGGCGGTGCTGTTCCATGATATCGGCAAGGGAGAGGGGAAAAACCACAGCGAAAAAGGGGCGAAACTGGTCAGGACCATCGCCCGGCGCATGGGGTTGAACAAGGAGGACAGTGAGCGGCTCGAATTCCTGGTGCTGCATCACCTGGAGATGGCCCACATCTCCCAGCGTCGCGACCTGCACGATGACAAGCTGATCGACCAGGTGGCGCGCAGCATGGGGATGACCGAGAATTTGAAGATGCTTTTCCTGCTGACCTTCGCCGACCTGCGGGCCGTGGGCCCCGATGTCTGGTCGGAGTGGAAGGGATTTCTGCTGCAGGAACTGTACGAGAAGACCTTCGATGCCCTCGAGCGCGGTAATTTCCGCGCCGATGCCCGCAGTGAAAGGGTGCGCAACCGCAAGCGCAAGGTCTATGACAACCTGGCCGAAGATTTCGGCCGCAGCAAGGTCAAAGCGGTGCTGCGTTCGCTCGGCAGTCGTTACCTGCTCAGTCACCGTTCGCCGGAGATTACTGAACACCTGCGGGTCTATTTCGGCCGCGGCAAGAAGCCGCTGGCCATGCGCGTCGAGCATCAGCCCGGCAGCCAGTTCTCGCAGCTGATGCTTTCGACCCTGGACAGTCCGGGACTTTTCTCTCTGGTCGCCGGGGTGCTGGCCGCCAACGGGGTGAGTATTCTCGGTGCGCAGATCTACACGCATAAAAACGGCGAGGCCTTTGACCTGCTGCAGGTGGTCGGCAGCAACGGTGAAATTATTGACAATCCCCGCCGCTGGCAGAAGGTTGAACAGGAATTGACCGCCGTCATCGAGGGGCGGCTGCAGGTCGATGCCCTGGTCGAAAAGAGCAGGCCGCCCAGTTTCCTGAGTGGAAAGGCGCTGCCCCAGTATCCCAGTCGGGTCGAGTTCGATACCGAGGTTTCCGATGATTATACGGTGGTCGATATCTATACCCATGACCGGGTCGGCCTGCTTTACGAAATAACCCGCAGCTTTGCCGACCTGGGGCTCTATATCGGGGTGTCGAAAATTTCCACCAAGGTGGACCAGGTGGCCGACACCTTTTACCTGCAGGACATCTTCGGTCAGAAGATCACGGCCGAGGACAAGTTGGATGAACTGCGTCGCGTGCTGCTTGACGTTCTGGAAGACAAGACGACGGAAGGGAGTGCCGCTGTCGATTAG
- the mutS gene encoding DNA mismatch repair protein MutS yields the protein MPQQTPMMRQYLQIKSEYPDAILFFRLGDFYEMFNEDAVKASRILDITLTSRNKGAAEEVPLCGIPYHSCQPYLNKLVASGHKVAICEQVEDPKAAKGIVRREVVRVVSPGLVVDTDSLTPKENNYLLALAPGEKEQWGVAVLDITTGEFRVTEVAGLAGVRGELASLQAREVILQEDGWGDEVARELADLFAGRALTRLPEWAFAVDRATIELQEFFAVSSLEGFGCRGLPGAIAAAGAVLHLLKETQKEGLTHIRSLSTYQSSEYMVLDEATRRNLELTATLHDGSRKGALIGVLDRTMTAMGGRRLKQWISHPLLDVARIQSRQQAIAELVERSLERNDLRVALDGIYDLERLNAKISMATANAKDLVALKLSLQRLPELVDRMASLEAEFSRELAGRIDPLPDLCELIETAIADEPPFVLREGGLIKTGFNAELDELRAIAREGKGWIAGLEQRERERTGIGNLKIRFNKVFGYFIEVTKSHLDRVPEDYQRKQTLTNAERFITPDLKDYESKVLGAEEKLIDLEYQLFQQVRQQVVAEGPRVQEVADALAALDVICGLADLAHERNYVCPQVDDGDQLKIVDGRHPVVEAMNLGERFVPNDTLLDNRKNQLLIITGPNMAGKSTFMRQVALITLLAQIGSLVPAREAHVGVVDRIFTRVGASDNLARGQSTFMVEMTETANILHHATPRSLIVLDEIGRGTSTFDGVSIAWAVAEYLHDHPSVAAKTLFATHYHELTDLALTRERVQNYNVAVKEWNDQIVFLRRIVKGGASHSYGIQVARLAGLPRPVIDRAKEVLKNLETGEFVGEGQPRLAREKRAPVEQTPQLSLFGAGDDQLRRALEEVDVSVLTPLEALNLLDRLKRML from the coding sequence TTTTACGAAATGTTCAACGAGGATGCGGTCAAGGCGTCACGCATTCTTGACATCACCCTGACCTCGCGCAACAAGGGAGCGGCCGAAGAGGTTCCCCTGTGCGGCATTCCCTACCACAGCTGCCAGCCCTATCTGAACAAGCTGGTCGCCAGCGGTCACAAGGTGGCGATCTGCGAGCAGGTCGAAGACCCGAAGGCGGCCAAGGGGATCGTCCGGCGGGAAGTGGTGCGGGTGGTGTCGCCGGGACTGGTGGTCGATACCGACAGCCTGACGCCGAAGGAGAACAATTACCTGCTCGCCCTGGCGCCGGGAGAGAAGGAGCAGTGGGGGGTGGCGGTTCTCGATATCACCACCGGCGAGTTCCGGGTCACCGAGGTGGCGGGCCTGGCCGGCGTGCGCGGCGAACTGGCCTCGCTGCAGGCCCGCGAGGTGATTCTGCAGGAAGACGGCTGGGGCGACGAGGTTGCTCGTGAACTGGCCGACCTGTTCGCCGGCCGGGCGCTGACCCGGCTTCCGGAATGGGCCTTTGCCGTCGACCGGGCCACGATCGAACTGCAGGAGTTCTTTGCCGTGTCGAGCCTCGAAGGTTTCGGCTGCCGGGGGCTTCCCGGCGCCATCGCCGCGGCCGGAGCGGTGCTGCACCTGCTCAAGGAGACGCAGAAAGAGGGCTTGACCCATATCCGGTCCCTGTCCACCTACCAGTCCAGCGAATACATGGTGCTCGACGAGGCGACCCGCCGCAACCTGGAGCTGACCGCCACGCTGCACGACGGCAGCCGCAAGGGGGCCCTGATCGGGGTGCTCGACCGCACCATGACCGCCATGGGCGGACGCCGGCTGAAGCAGTGGATCAGTCACCCGCTGCTCGATGTCGCCCGCATCCAGTCACGCCAGCAGGCGATCGCGGAGCTGGTGGAGCGCAGCCTGGAGCGCAACGATCTGCGGGTCGCCCTCGACGGCATCTACGACCTGGAGCGGCTCAACGCGAAAATTTCCATGGCGACCGCCAATGCCAAGGACCTGGTGGCCCTCAAGCTTTCCCTGCAGCGGCTGCCGGAACTGGTTGACCGCATGGCCTCGCTTGAGGCCGAATTCAGCCGGGAGCTGGCCGGTCGCATCGACCCGTTGCCGGATCTCTGTGAACTGATCGAAACGGCGATTGCCGACGAGCCGCCCTTCGTGCTCCGCGAGGGCGGGTTGATCAAGACCGGGTTCAACGCCGAACTGGACGAACTGCGGGCGATCGCCCGCGAGGGGAAGGGCTGGATCGCCGGTCTCGAACAGCGGGAACGGGAGCGGACCGGCATCGGCAATCTGAAGATCCGCTTCAACAAGGTGTTCGGCTACTTCATCGAGGTCACCAAAAGCCACCTTGACCGGGTGCCCGAGGACTACCAGCGCAAGCAGACCCTGACCAACGCCGAACGGTTCATCACGCCGGATCTGAAGGACTATGAAAGCAAGGTCCTCGGTGCCGAAGAGAAGCTGATCGACCTTGAATACCAGTTGTTCCAGCAGGTGCGGCAGCAGGTGGTCGCCGAAGGGCCGCGAGTGCAGGAAGTGGCCGACGCCCTGGCCGCCCTCGACGTCATCTGCGGGCTGGCCGACCTGGCCCATGAACGCAACTACGTCTGTCCGCAGGTGGATGACGGCGACCAGCTGAAGATCGTCGACGGCCGCCACCCGGTGGTCGAGGCGATGAATCTCGGGGAACGCTTCGTCCCCAATGACACCCTGCTCGACAACCGCAAGAACCAGCTGCTGATCATCACCGGTCCCAACATGGCCGGTAAGTCGACCTTCATGCGCCAGGTCGCCCTGATCACCCTGCTGGCCCAGATCGGCAGCCTGGTGCCGGCGCGGGAGGCTCATGTCGGGGTGGTCGACCGGATTTTCACCCGGGTCGGAGCGAGCGACAATCTCGCCCGCGGCCAGTCGACCTTCATGGTCGAGATGACCGAGACCGCCAACATCCTCCATCACGCCACCCCGCGCAGCCTGATCGTGCTGGATGAAATCGGCCGCGGCACCTCGACCTTCGACGGCGTCAGTATCGCCTGGGCGGTGGCCGAGTATCTGCACGATCATCCGTCGGTGGCCGCCAAGACCCTGTTCGCGACCCACTACCACGAATTGACCGACCTGGCGCTGACCCGCGAGCGGGTGCAGAATTACAATGTCGCCGTCAAGGAATGGAATGACCAGATTGTTTTCCTGCGGCGCATTGTCAAGGGCGGCGCCAGCCATTCCTATGGTATCCAGGTCGCCCGCCTGGCGGGCCTGCCGCGTCCGGTGATCGATCGGGCCAAGGAGGTTCTGAAGAATCTCGAAACCGGCGAATTCGTCGGCGAGGGTCAGCCGCGGCTCGCCAGGGAGAAGCGCGCTCCGGTGGAGCAGACACCGCAGCTTTCCCTGTTCGGGGCGGGGGACGATCAGTTGCGTCGCGCCCTGGAAGAGGTGGATGTCAGCGTACTGACGCCGCTTGAGGCCCTGAACCTGCTTGATCGATTGAAACGGATGCTCTGA
- a CDS encoding cofactor-independent phosphoglycerate mutase, with the protein MKYLVLLGDGMADEPMEELGGLTPLEKASTPHLDRLAGAGTLGLARTVPVGFHPGSDVANLSVFGYDPHDCYSGRSPLEAASMHVDLAPEDVAFRLNLVHLEPHFAHLYMSDFSAGHIPTDQARELITSLQDHLGNDEFSFHPGISYRHLLVWKGGKDRLQCTPPHDISNQCVGDHLPRGEGAEELIHLTTQAQIILGNHPLNRRREEAGEVTANSIWLWGQGRAPQLADYRQLYGLNGAVISAVDLIKGIGVYAGLDIIEVPGATGYIDTNYRGKADAALAALQSRDFVYLHVEAPDEAAHAGNLEAKIQAIEDFDAKVVGRVLEGLNGGDDFRLLVLPDHPTPVSKRTHTSDPVPFVLYDSRRGGEEETTAVYSEKSAAATGLVEVGHQLLPRLLERKV; encoded by the coding sequence ATGAAATACCTGGTATTGCTCGGTGACGGCATGGCCGACGAGCCGATGGAGGAACTGGGCGGCCTGACGCCGCTGGAAAAAGCATCGACGCCGCACCTGGACCGACTGGCCGGCGCCGGCACCCTGGGACTGGCACGAACCGTCCCGGTCGGCTTTCATCCCGGCAGCGATGTCGCCAACCTGTCGGTGTTCGGCTACGATCCGCACGACTGTTACAGCGGCCGTTCTCCCCTCGAAGCCGCCAGCATGCATGTCGACCTGGCTCCCGAAGATGTCGCCTTCCGACTCAACCTGGTGCATCTGGAGCCCCATTTCGCCCACCTCTACATGTCGGACTTCTCGGCCGGGCATATCCCTACCGACCAGGCCCGTGAACTGATCACGTCGCTCCAGGACCATCTTGGGAATGATGAATTCAGCTTTCATCCCGGTATTTCCTATCGTCATCTGCTGGTCTGGAAGGGGGGCAAGGACAGGCTGCAGTGCACGCCGCCGCATGACATCAGCAATCAGTGCGTCGGCGACCACCTGCCGCGCGGAGAGGGGGCCGAAGAGCTGATTCACCTCACCACCCAGGCGCAGATCATTCTCGGCAATCACCCGCTCAATCGCCGTCGCGAGGAGGCCGGTGAGGTGACCGCCAACTCGATCTGGCTTTGGGGACAGGGGCGGGCACCGCAGCTGGCCGATTACCGGCAGCTCTACGGCCTGAACGGCGCGGTGATCTCGGCTGTCGACCTGATCAAGGGCATCGGTGTCTATGCCGGACTCGACATCATCGAGGTTCCCGGTGCCACCGGTTATATCGATACCAATTATCGCGGCAAGGCTGACGCCGCCCTTGCCGCCCTGCAGAGCCGCGACTTCGTCTACCTGCACGTCGAGGCTCCCGATGAGGCGGCTCATGCCGGAAACCTGGAAGCCAAGATCCAGGCGATCGAGGATTTCGATGCCAAGGTGGTCGGCCGGGTGCTGGAGGGACTGAACGGCGGAGATGATTTTCGGCTGCTGGTGCTGCCCGACCATCCGACTCCGGTCAGCAAGAGGACTCATACTTCCGATCCGGTTCCCTTCGTGCTTTACGACTCGCGTCGCGGCGGAGAAGAAGAAACCACTGCGGTCTACAGCGAAAAGTCAGCCGCCGCGACCGGTCTGGTTGAAGTCGGCCATCAGCTGCTGCCGCGGTTGTTGGAACGCAAGGTTTAA
- a CDS encoding Slp family lipoprotein, producing MRRFILLLILVGLTGCGHVLSEQARSRIDSDVNLAEVRADPEAYRGKTLLLGGVIMGLDNEREGSVLEITPWRLDRWGEPIDLDDGSERILVESDRLLDPARFLTGRLITFTADVRGQQIRSDNYGVRRYPVFHLQREYLWDTPFRTMIHPGPNRYAPTYVGPDAKPHGNPYDPGYYDAYPYTPYDFRPGQF from the coding sequence ATGCGCAGATTCATTCTCCTGCTGATCCTTGTCGGCCTCACCGGCTGCGGACACGTGCTGTCGGAGCAGGCACGCAGCCGGATCGACAGCGACGTCAACCTGGCCGAGGTTCGTGCTGATCCCGAGGCCTATCGAGGAAAAACCCTGCTGCTCGGCGGCGTCATCATGGGACTGGACAATGAACGGGAGGGTTCAGTCCTGGAGATCACTCCCTGGCGACTCGACCGCTGGGGAGAACCGATCGACCTCGATGACGGCAGCGAACGCATCCTGGTTGAAAGCGACCGGCTGCTCGACCCGGCACGCTTCCTCACCGGCCGGCTGATCACCTTCACCGCCGATGTCCGCGGTCAGCAGATCCGCTCCGACAACTACGGCGTCCGCCGCTACCCGGTCTTCCATCTGCAGCGGGAATATCTCTGGGATACCCCTTTCCGCACCATGATTCATCCCGGTCCCAACCGCTACGCACCGACCTACGTCGGACCGGACGCAAAACCGCACGGCAACCCCTATGACCCGGGTTACTACGACGCGTATCCCTACACCCCCTACGACTTCCGCCCGGGACAGTTTTAG
- a CDS encoding DNA polymerase III subunit chi, whose amino-acid sequence MPKAYFVKLQRPERARHLCELAERFYLQGYRVLVTVMDENQGVTLDRFMWSWQKGSFVPHAYDNGAVECHAEPVVIGSCEQNPNSAQVLIMGGHCSLEFMRRFEIVVDFAEVYDPGAAARSRQRFSRYREAGFAPEMLQ is encoded by the coding sequence ATGCCCAAAGCCTATTTCGTCAAACTTCAGCGGCCGGAACGCGCCCGGCATCTCTGTGAACTGGCCGAGCGTTTCTATCTCCAGGGCTATCGGGTGCTGGTGACGGTGATGGATGAAAACCAGGGGGTCACCCTCGACCGCTTCATGTGGAGCTGGCAGAAAGGCTCTTTCGTTCCCCACGCTTACGACAACGGCGCGGTCGAGTGCCATGCCGAGCCGGTCGTCATCGGCAGTTGCGAACAGAACCCGAACTCCGCCCAGGTGCTGATCATGGGCGGGCACTGTTCACTCGAATTCATGCGGCGCTTCGAGATCGTTGTCGATTTTGCCGAGGTCTATGATCCCGGGGCGGCGGCGCGGTCCCGACAGCGCTTCAGTCGTTACCGCGAGGCCGGTTTTGCCCCCGAGATGCT
- a CDS encoding N-acetylmuramoyl-L-alanine amidase encodes MVALRAKLSVLLALVVLLGCVAPASALDAESAYRKAKQGYIRLQQSAKKQLYRDNWMRVVDDFVGIAQAWPEDDRAADALYMAGKACRGLSRVSLLASDARRAVGYFDRVADNYPASSLADDSLLLAGELLEDPLADFSAAYLHYARIVRDYPRGDMFSRARPRAKRLAAFAPAETPPVRARSAGGNKAELVAIRSWSGSNKTRIVLDFNRKVGFRSHFLAAGSGKIPARIYLDLKGADSRRGLEKEWNYRTGLVSQIRTGHPRDGTLRVALDLTKAVDYHIFSLADPYRIVVDLSPGKGKPPVAAGPELHAPPPADGISDVLANAPAERKIKVHIPSQQKDGSLRLIVVDAGHGGKDPGAIGPGGTREKDVALAIAREVARQLRKTLKCKVVLTRDRDVFLPLDRRTEIANQLNADLFISIHANASRNRRAYGIETYYLNFSKSDAAVAVAARENDTSLKEVGDLELILFDLMANSKINESSRLATEIQSSLVGALGRNYKYVKDLGVRPGPFYVLLGATMPSVLVETAFISNRREEKRLKDRRYHQKTAIAIARGVRDYARALKLIATR; translated from the coding sequence ATGGTGGCCCTGCGCGCGAAACTCTCTGTCCTGCTGGCCCTGGTCGTGCTGCTCGGTTGCGTTGCGCCGGCCTCGGCCCTGGATGCCGAAAGCGCCTACCGGAAGGCCAAGCAGGGTTATATCCGCCTGCAGCAGTCGGCCAAAAAACAGCTCTACCGGGACAACTGGATGCGGGTGGTGGATGATTTTGTCGGCATCGCCCAGGCCTGGCCGGAAGATGATCGCGCGGCCGACGCGCTGTACATGGCCGGCAAGGCCTGTCGCGGCCTGTCGCGGGTTTCTCTGCTGGCGTCCGACGCCCGGCGGGCGGTCGGTTATTTCGATCGGGTGGCCGACAACTACCCCGCCAGTTCCCTGGCCGATGACAGCCTGCTGCTGGCCGGGGAACTGCTCGAAGATCCGCTGGCTGATTTCAGTGCCGCCTACCTCCATTATGCGCGCATTGTCCGTGATTATCCCCGCGGTGACATGTTTTCCCGGGCCCGGCCCCGCGCCAAGCGCCTGGCCGCTTTCGCCCCGGCCGAGACCCCGCCGGTTCGCGCGCGCTCAGCGGGCGGCAACAAGGCGGAACTGGTTGCCATCCGTAGCTGGAGCGGCAGCAACAAGACCCGCATCGTTCTCGATTTCAACCGCAAGGTCGGTTTTCGTTCCCATTTCCTTGCCGCCGGCAGCGGTAAGATTCCGGCTCGCATCTATCTCGATCTGAAAGGTGCCGACAGCCGCAGGGGGCTGGAAAAAGAGTGGAACTACCGAACCGGCCTGGTCAGCCAGATCCGTACCGGTCACCCCCGGGACGGCACCCTGCGGGTGGCCCTCGACCTGACGAAAGCGGTTGACTATCACATTTTTTCGCTGGCCGATCCCTATCGCATCGTCGTCGACCTGTCGCCCGGAAAGGGCAAACCGCCGGTCGCGGCCGGGCCGGAACTGCACGCTCCACCGCCGGCTGACGGCATCAGCGACGTTCTGGCCAACGCGCCCGCCGAACGGAAGATCAAGGTCCATATCCCCAGTCAGCAGAAGGACGGCAGCCTGCGGCTGATCGTGGTCGATGCCGGTCATGGCGGCAAGGATCCCGGGGCGATCGGACCCGGCGGCACCCGGGAGAAGGACGTGGCCCTGGCCATCGCCCGCGAGGTCGCCAGGCAGTTGCGCAAGACCCTGAAATGCAAGGTGGTGCTGACCCGCGACAGGGATGTCTTTCTGCCGCTTGACCGCCGTACCGAGATTGCCAACCAGCTCAATGCCGACCTCTTCATCTCGATCCACGCCAACGCCAGCCGCAACCGCAGGGCCTACGGTATCGAGACCTATTATCTCAACTTCTCCAAAAGTGATGCCGCGGTCGCTGTGGCCGCCCGCGAGAATGATACCAGCCTGAAGGAGGTCGGCGATCTGGAGCTGATCCTTTTCGATCTGATGGCCAATTCCAAGATCAACGAGTCGAGCCGGCTGGCGACTGAAATCCAGTCCTCTCTGGTCGGTGCCCTCGGTCGGAATTACAAATATGTCAAGGATCTCGGCGTTCGTCCCGGCCCTTTTTATGTCCTGCTCGGCGCGACCATGCCGTCGGTGCTGGTGGAAACCGCCTTCATCAGCAACCGGCGTGAGGAAAAGCGTCTCAAGGACCGTCGTTACCACCAGAAAACCGCCATCGCCATCGCCAGGGGCGTCCGGGATTATGCCCGGGCCCTGAAGCTGATTGCCACCAGGTGA
- the xerD gene encoding site-specific tyrosine recombinase XerD: MDQYLDLFLNYLVVEKGLSKNTLDGYGRDLVRYLAYLKEEGITAPDAIRTVHLLRFLALLKQQGLAPRSRARALVSLRNFHRFLHAEDHCRQNPADRIEAPKNLPALPGILSIAEVDSLLAAPRGDEPLALRDRAMLEVLYGTGLRVSELIGLQLGQLHLDAGFLRASGKGAKQRVVPLGEPAIEAVVMYIDAARPSLLKDKSSEALFLNRSGRGLTRQGFWKMMKRRAREAGIFKNITPHTLRHSFATHLLENGADLRTVQTMLGHADIATTQIYTHVTRERLRKVHEKHHPRG, from the coding sequence ATGGATCAATACCTCGACCTTTTTCTGAATTACCTGGTGGTGGAGAAAGGTCTCTCGAAAAACACCCTTGACGGCTACGGACGCGATCTTGTCCGCTATCTCGCCTATCTGAAGGAAGAGGGCATCACCGCGCCGGACGCCATTCGCACCGTGCACCTGCTGCGCTTTCTGGCGCTGCTCAAGCAACAGGGGCTGGCGCCGCGCAGCCGGGCCCGGGCCCTGGTCAGCCTGCGGAATTTTCATCGCTTTCTGCATGCCGAAGATCATTGCCGGCAGAATCCGGCGGATCGTATCGAAGCGCCGAAAAATCTTCCCGCTCTGCCCGGGATCCTCTCCATCGCCGAGGTTGACAGCCTGCTGGCCGCGCCGCGTGGTGACGAACCCCTTGCCCTTCGCGACCGGGCGATGCTTGAAGTTCTCTACGGCACCGGCCTGCGGGTTTCCGAACTGATCGGCCTGCAGCTCGGCCAGCTGCATCTCGATGCCGGATTCCTGCGCGCCAGCGGCAAGGGCGCCAAGCAGCGGGTGGTTCCCCTGGGGGAGCCGGCCATCGAGGCGGTTGTCATGTATATCGATGCGGCGCGGCCCTCACTGCTGAAGGACAAGTCCAGCGAGGCGCTGTTTCTCAACCGTTCCGGGCGGGGCTTGACACGCCAGGGCTTCTGGAAGATGATGAAGCGCCGCGCCCGCGAGGCGGGAATTTTCAAGAACATTACACCACACACCCTGCGCCATTCGTTTGCCACCCATCTGCTGGAAAATGGAGCCGATCTGCGGACCGTCCAGACCATGCTCGGCCATGCCGACATCGCGACGACCCAGATCTACACCCATGTCACCCGCGAGCGGCTGCGCAAGGTGCATGAAAAACATCATCCGCGCGGTTGA